A window of Natrinema versiforme contains these coding sequences:
- the serB gene encoding phosphoserine phosphatase SerB, whose product MTVVAFDFDGTLSDSEMTVLLGDRRGVAADMDEITERAMNDEIEYAESLRKRAALLEGLPEAEAEAAFDEVVLREGAADLIAELNDAGVTTAILTGGFERGVAAALEREGVAVDHIVSNRLPMKADELTGAVEGPLIEGTKDDALEDLADDVGVDLADTVAVGDGANDLPMLEVAGLAIGFEPKPAVEPHCDVVVTSMAEARETLVDDGVLAHH is encoded by the coding sequence ATGACAGTCGTCGCTTTCGACTTCGACGGGACGCTTTCCGACTCCGAAATGACCGTGCTGCTCGGCGACCGCCGCGGCGTCGCCGCGGACATGGACGAGATCACCGAGCGCGCGATGAACGACGAGATCGAGTACGCCGAGAGCCTGCGCAAGCGCGCGGCCCTGCTCGAGGGGCTCCCGGAGGCTGAGGCCGAGGCGGCCTTCGACGAGGTCGTCCTCCGCGAGGGTGCGGCCGACCTCATCGCGGAACTGAACGACGCCGGCGTCACCACCGCCATCCTCACGGGCGGGTTCGAACGCGGCGTCGCGGCCGCTCTCGAGCGCGAGGGCGTTGCCGTCGATCACATCGTCTCGAACCGACTCCCGATGAAAGCGGACGAACTCACGGGCGCGGTCGAGGGACCGCTGATCGAGGGCACCAAGGACGACGCGCTCGAGGACCTCGCCGACGACGTCGGCGTCGACCTCGCGGACACCGTGGCGGTCGGCGACGGCGCGAACGACCTGCCGATGCTCGAGGTCGCAGGACTGGCGATCGGCTTCGAGCCGAAGCCGGCGGTCGAACCCCACTGTGACGTCGTCGTCACGTCGATGGCCGAGGCCCGCGAGACGTTGGTCGACGACGGCGTGCTCGCCCACCACTGA